Proteins from one Juglans microcarpa x Juglans regia isolate MS1-56 chromosome 6S, Jm3101_v1.0, whole genome shotgun sequence genomic window:
- the LOC121236535 gene encoding uncharacterized protein LOC121236535: MWECPAATDVWGGKNSLLIKWKRQFFDFHFLWNEMRLKLSKEIVELVSIMFYQIWFKENNKDRSTCAEGTQGITPIPRWEPPAWPYLKANFDAAFDKEKVSMGGGVVIKDSDGSVQEVLTTYKDHISSTFQAESIALLGAMELCSELGFNQVCFEGDAKTIVNAANSKSVDN, encoded by the exons ATGTGGGAATGCCCTGCTGCAACAGATGTGTGGGGTGGAAAGAACAGCTTGCTCATTAAATGGAAGAGGCAATTCTTTGACTTCCACTTCCTGTGGAATGAAATGAGACTAAAGCTGAGTAAGGAGATCGTGGAGTTGGTATCAATAATGTTCTATCAGATATGG tttaaagaaaacaacaagGATAGGTCCACGTGTGCTGAAGGGACTCAAGGGATAACTCCAATTCCAAGATGGGAACCCCCTGCATGGCCATATCTCAAAGCTAACTTTGATGCAGCTTTTGACAAAGAGAAAGTGAGTATGGGAGGGGGTGTGGTGATTAAAGATTCAGATGGTAGTGTACAAGAAGTTTTGACAACCTATAAAGACCATATCTCATCAACTTTCCAAGCCGAAAGTATTGCCCTCCTTGGAGCTATGGAATTGTGTTCTGAACTTGGTTTTAACCAAGTATGTTTTGAAGGGGATGCTAAGACTATTGTTAATGCCGCGAACTCCAAAAGTGTAGATAACTAA